Proteins encoded in a region of the Hymenobacter sp. DG25B genome:
- a CDS encoding toprim domain-containing protein, with product MPASTSSLRDNDPQELDRFKQSIDLVDYATRRHGYDVKKAGPRGQWHQLEKDGEMLIVSRKGDHQVYLNPGDDRDSGSIIDFVKTRENQTLGQVRQTLRQYLGEPEQGWPAAPSPPPPTYAPNPGEPAEVETEAERRARLVAAVMGTQAALTDRSYLHHRHLSDETIDSPAFQGRVFTSQQGNFRNTAFPLYNEHGIATVEQRNEDYKHLLQLPKTGVWVSHPTEGPGTPVQRLVVSESPVDAMSYHQLHHGGAEGQPNTIYVATSGTVTERQVELIQKLIDKQEPKKVVLANDNDAAGRRFNINYLNELQAPRRAREVADGHVAYDEAPRPVQWHATAAGKYHTALRVEFHHATRAEGTEHLAQLTAQVQQLRPSADETLRLEVQRASRQETVVRLVTPNADSHALEDLARTLHAQRERQRGQLERQPAEPGRQPENFIRTEYAISKDFNRDLELLSQGLTREQVAWQARADELAREHQRPDAQRPEADQQRDAALLAVALATGDPALQRVVQLTVTEPGPADEATPSQARQMLELLRKAGADVALRAETDPASGQLRTELEVRYHPHATPGGLRQLSQTLDALAKSPLVTLREDAGEQAERRELAAAAPPQEVTKTALIRIDEPEPRPGSTGRAEAVAEQLREAGLNTGTLLTATDPATHQRHSELVVSYRLDQPNLARVSAALDDVARRPGAQLHEHASDRAERHRLAPSGLGAAALVERTAGPER from the coding sequence ATGCCCGCCTCAACTTCCTCCCTCCGCGACAACGACCCCCAGGAGCTCGACCGCTTCAAGCAATCCATCGACCTGGTGGACTACGCCACCCGGCGCCACGGCTACGACGTGAAAAAGGCCGGCCCCCGCGGTCAGTGGCACCAGCTGGAAAAAGACGGGGAAATGCTCATCGTCTCCCGCAAGGGGGACCACCAGGTCTACCTGAACCCCGGGGATGACCGGGACTCCGGCTCCATCATTGACTTCGTGAAAACCCGCGAAAACCAGACGCTGGGCCAGGTGCGGCAGACCCTGCGCCAGTACCTGGGCGAACCCGAGCAGGGTTGGCCGGCGGCCCCTTCTCCCCCACCGCCCACCTACGCCCCCAATCCCGGCGAGCCAGCGGAAGTGGAGACCGAAGCCGAGCGGCGGGCCCGCCTCGTGGCCGCCGTGATGGGCACCCAGGCCGCCCTGACTGACCGCAGCTACCTGCACCACCGGCACCTGTCGGATGAGACCATTGATAGCCCGGCCTTTCAGGGACGGGTATTCACCAGCCAGCAGGGGAATTTCCGCAACACGGCTTTTCCGCTCTACAACGAGCACGGCATTGCCACCGTGGAGCAGCGCAACGAGGACTACAAGCACCTGCTGCAGCTGCCCAAGACGGGCGTGTGGGTGTCGCACCCCACCGAAGGGCCGGGAACCCCGGTGCAGCGCCTGGTTGTGTCCGAAAGCCCGGTGGATGCCATGAGCTACCACCAGCTGCACCACGGCGGCGCCGAGGGCCAGCCCAACACCATTTATGTGGCTACCAGCGGCACCGTCACCGAGCGGCAGGTGGAGCTGATTCAAAAGCTCATCGACAAGCAGGAGCCCAAAAAAGTGGTACTCGCCAACGACAACGACGCGGCCGGCCGGCGCTTTAATATCAATTACCTCAATGAGCTGCAGGCCCCGCGCCGGGCCCGCGAGGTGGCCGACGGGCACGTGGCCTACGACGAGGCACCCCGCCCGGTGCAGTGGCACGCCACGGCGGCCGGCAAGTACCACACGGCCCTGCGCGTGGAGTTTCACCACGCCACCCGCGCTGAGGGCACGGAGCACTTAGCCCAACTCACCGCGCAGGTGCAGCAGCTGCGGCCATCGGCTGACGAAACGTTGCGCCTGGAAGTGCAGCGGGCCAGCCGGCAGGAAACCGTGGTGCGACTGGTCACGCCCAATGCCGACAGCCACGCCCTCGAGGATTTGGCGCGCACCCTGCACGCCCAGCGCGAAAGGCAGCGCGGACAGCTGGAGCGACAACCTGCTGAGCCCGGCCGGCAACCTGAAAACTTCATCCGCACCGAATACGCCATCAGCAAGGACTTTAACCGGGACCTGGAGCTGCTGAGCCAGGGCCTCACCCGCGAGCAGGTGGCCTGGCAGGCCCGCGCCGACGAGCTGGCCAGGGAGCACCAGCGCCCGGATGCCCAGCGCCCGGAAGCAGACCAGCAGCGTGACGCCGCGCTGCTGGCCGTGGCCCTGGCTACCGGGGACCCGGCCCTGCAGCGCGTCGTGCAGCTGACGGTAACCGAACCAGGCCCCGCCGACGAGGCCACGCCCAGCCAGGCCCGGCAGATGCTCGAGCTGCTGCGCAAGGCCGGCGCCGACGTGGCGCTACGAGCCGAAACGGACCCGGCCAGCGGCCAGCTGCGCACCGAGCTGGAGGTACGCTACCATCCCCACGCCACCCCCGGTGGGCTGCGCCAGCTCAGCCAGACGCTGGACGCGCTGGCGAAGTCTCCCCTGGTAACGCTGCGCGAAGATGCCGGCGAGCAGGCCGAGCGCCGGGAACTGGCCGCGGCCGCCCCGCCCCAGGAAGTGACCAAAACCGCCCTTATCCGCATCGACGAGCCCGAGCCCCGGCCGGGCAGCACCGGCCGGGCCGAAGCCGTGGCCGAGCAGCTGCGCGAGGCCGGCCTGAACACGGGCACCCTGCTGACTGCCACCGATCCGGCCACCCACCAGCGCCACAGCGAGCTGGTCGTCAGCTACCGCCTCGACCAGCCGAACCTGGCGCGCGTCAGTGCCGCGCTCGATGACGTGGCCCGCCGGCCCGGCGCGCAGCTGCACGAACATGCCAGCGACCGGGCCGAGCGGCACCGGCTCGCGCCGAGCGGCCTAGGGGCCGCTGCCCTGGTTGAGCGCACCGCCGGACCCGAGCGATAG
- a CDS encoding ArdC family protein: protein MKKQASPAAHTTTRPDVYQLVTDRVIAALEAGQIAWRKPWHAAYGLPRNYVSGRAYTGINAFLLHLVGGTPFFLTFRQARELGGNIRKGAKGMPVIYYNVTTRTDQQTGEEEKTPFIKYYTVFSVDDVEGVDIILPEQPQDRNHEPLAAAEALVANWATCPRIEHGGSQAYYAPGPDFVNVPRPETFTSGEAYYSTLFHELTHATGHPSRLDRPDLAEALRPSGRAGYAREELTAEMGAAFLCGHAGLDPSATLENTAAYLQFWLEQLRGDKKLVVQAASRAQRAAEFILGTAGGDDNEPGAPEPTPPRASPVAMVISEEPEGAPARALPALPLVALGQETQPTLTTVVVAAQRSELTRLMEHPAFTDEQRRTATARIRAEADPARLGRWLTNIMRQIAEWEERTLAGEARQNPPFTALEQTPE from the coding sequence ATGAAAAAGCAAGCCAGCCCCGCCGCCCACACGACCACCCGCCCCGACGTGTACCAGCTTGTGACCGACCGGGTAATTGCCGCGCTCGAAGCCGGCCAGATTGCCTGGCGCAAGCCCTGGCATGCCGCCTACGGCTTGCCCCGCAACTACGTCAGCGGGCGGGCCTATACCGGCATTAATGCTTTTTTGCTGCACCTGGTCGGCGGTACGCCGTTCTTTCTCACGTTTCGGCAGGCGCGGGAGCTGGGCGGCAACATCCGCAAGGGGGCCAAGGGTATGCCCGTGATTTACTACAACGTCACGACCCGCACCGACCAGCAAACCGGGGAGGAGGAAAAAACGCCCTTTATCAAGTACTACACCGTCTTTTCGGTGGATGATGTGGAAGGCGTTGACATCATCCTGCCCGAACAGCCCCAGGACCGGAACCACGAGCCCCTGGCCGCTGCCGAAGCCCTGGTAGCAAACTGGGCTACCTGCCCCCGCATTGAGCACGGCGGCAGCCAAGCCTACTATGCCCCCGGCCCCGACTTTGTAAACGTGCCCCGCCCGGAAACCTTCACCAGCGGCGAGGCCTACTACTCGACCCTGTTTCACGAGCTGACCCACGCCACCGGCCACCCCAGCCGCCTGGACCGGCCCGACCTGGCTGAGGCCCTGCGCCCGAGCGGCCGCGCCGGCTACGCCCGCGAGGAGCTGACGGCCGAGATGGGCGCCGCCTTTCTCTGTGGCCACGCCGGGCTGGACCCCAGCGCCACGCTGGAAAACACCGCCGCCTACCTGCAGTTCTGGCTGGAGCAGCTGCGCGGCGACAAAAAGCTGGTTGTGCAGGCCGCCAGCCGCGCCCAGCGGGCCGCCGAGTTTATCCTGGGTACCGCGGGCGGCGATGATAATGAGCCCGGCGCCCCGGAGCCGACCCCGCCCCGCGCAAGCCCCGTGGCCATGGTGATAAGCGAGGAGCCCGAGGGCGCCCCTGCCCGTGCGCTGCCTGCCTTGCCCCTCGTTGCCCTGGGGCAGGAAACGCAGCCCACGCTCACGACGGTCGTGGTTGCTGCCCAGCGCAGTGAGCTTACGCGCCTCATGGAGCACCCCGCTTTCACTGACGAGCAGCGCCGCACCGCTACGGCCCGCATTCGGGCCGAGGCGGACCCCGCCCGGCTGGGCCGCTGGCTGACCAACATCATGCGGCAGATAGCGGAATGGGAGGAGCGCACCCTGGCCGGGGAGGCGCGGCAGAACCCTCCCTTTACGGCCCTGGAGCAAACGCCGGAATAG
- a CDS encoding Fic family protein — protein sequence MEERLEMVLRVRGEAGLNALRDQARDVATALNWPEELAALQRIVGALLTTHSIKVLSSPVARARARGLPFDAGRVALFTTLAGALRTTALPERVDPAPVAPAYYTVAFFEAYFSNFIEGTVFQVDEAHRMVETGQAVGGRHADSQDVLSTYQLCSNPAGMRVVPRSAEELLALLQRRHGQLMQARPDKRPGQWKEYANQAGLTNFVEPELVRGTLHEGFALYQGLPDPLARAMFMMFLISEVHPFDDGNGRLARLMMNAELVSAGQCRIIVTTRAREAYLDALRRLSRQSDPSLYIRMLSGAQQFVAALRVGTYEEVKQQLEAQDAFTEVSSQLRW from the coding sequence GTGGAAGAGCGGCTGGAGATGGTGCTGCGCGTGCGGGGCGAAGCCGGCCTGAATGCCCTGCGCGACCAGGCCCGCGACGTGGCCACGGCCCTGAACTGGCCCGAGGAGCTGGCCGCGCTGCAGCGCATTGTGGGCGCCCTGCTCACCACCCACTCGATTAAGGTGCTTTCCTCGCCGGTCGCGCGGGCCCGGGCCCGGGGGCTGCCCTTCGATGCCGGCCGGGTGGCCTTGTTTACCACGCTCGCGGGGGCGCTGCGCACCACGGCCCTGCCGGAGCGCGTGGACCCGGCCCCCGTGGCACCGGCATATTACACGGTGGCGTTTTTCGAGGCCTACTTCTCCAACTTCATCGAGGGCACGGTCTTCCAGGTGGACGAGGCGCACCGGATGGTGGAAACGGGCCAGGCGGTGGGCGGGCGGCACGCTGATTCGCAAGACGTGCTGAGCACGTACCAGCTCTGCAGCAATCCGGCCGGGATGCGCGTCGTGCCCCGCTCGGCGGAAGAGCTGCTGGCCCTGCTGCAGCGGCGCCACGGCCAGCTCATGCAGGCGCGGCCCGACAAGCGGCCCGGCCAGTGGAAGGAATACGCTAACCAGGCCGGCCTGACCAACTTCGTGGAGCCCGAGCTGGTGCGAGGCACCCTGCACGAAGGCTTTGCCCTGTACCAGGGCCTGCCGGACCCGTTGGCCCGGGCCATGTTCATGATGTTTTTAATCAGCGAGGTGCACCCCTTCGATGACGGCAACGGCCGCCTGGCCCGCCTGATGATGAACGCCGAGCTGGTCAGCGCCGGCCAGTGCCGGATTATCGTCACCACCCGGGCCCGGGAAGCCTACCTGGATGCGCTTCGCCGTCTGAGCCGGCAATCGGACCCGAGCCTGTACATCCGCATGCTTAGCGGCGCCCAGCAGTTTGTGGCCGCCCTACGGGTAGGCACCTACGAAGAGGTAAAGCAGCAGCTGGAAGCGCAGGACGCCTTTACCGAAGTGAGCTCGCAGCTGCGCTGGTAG
- a CDS encoding ParA family protein has translation MKIICVANQKGGIGKSTLITVLAGALAADYGYRVLVVDADSQQTLAGVRLTNDQPSVELERQAGTLAEPAFPYALESVGMGQVYDRLDEISDDYDVVFIDVPGRSDDTAMIDVLSGANVVLVPLGASDAERLATISFMQLLQEISRLSREQGLDFQFFGVHSHRTNLKEEKDMDEFTDALGLPRLQSSLRQLGCYKRLSTRYSYLNPAYRRAVGADGSVETEVRALCDELIARAQLTAELVS, from the coding sequence ATGAAAATCATTTGCGTGGCCAACCAGAAGGGCGGCATTGGTAAGAGTACTCTGATCACCGTGCTGGCGGGTGCGCTGGCCGCCGACTACGGCTACCGCGTGCTGGTAGTCGACGCCGACTCCCAGCAGACGCTGGCGGGGGTGCGCCTCACCAACGACCAGCCCAGCGTGGAGCTGGAGCGCCAGGCCGGTACGCTGGCCGAGCCCGCCTTTCCCTATGCTCTGGAATCCGTGGGCATGGGCCAGGTGTATGACCGGCTCGACGAAATCAGCGACGACTACGACGTGGTGTTTATTGACGTGCCGGGCCGCTCGGACGACACGGCCATGATTGACGTGCTCAGCGGCGCCAACGTGGTGCTAGTGCCGCTGGGGGCGTCGGATGCCGAACGGCTGGCCACGATTTCCTTTATGCAGCTGCTGCAGGAGATTTCCCGGCTCTCGCGGGAGCAGGGGCTGGACTTCCAGTTCTTCGGCGTGCATTCGCACCGTACCAACCTGAAGGAGGAAAAGGATATGGATGAATTCACCGACGCCCTGGGGCTGCCGCGCCTGCAGTCCTCGCTGCGCCAGCTGGGCTGCTACAAGCGCCTCTCCACCCGCTACAGCTACCTCAACCCGGCCTACCGCCGGGCCGTGGGGGCCGATGGCTCGGTGGAAACCGAAGTACGTGCCCTGTGCGACGAGCTGATTGCCCGGGCCCAACTCACCGCTGAACTCGTATCGTAA
- a CDS encoding DUF5712 family protein, translating to MHAKLLNPKANGKKAYHNQGSAAQSLNYLTHEARKNGEEARFFNGQQDLLDRDTVLASLDGNVKGLRTGEARFYSLVLSPSPEELAHIGGGDEAKLRAYTREVMAAYAAGFRPRDGGAVGKDDLVWGAIIHHERTHRGTDAAVRGGEARPGQARPGLQAHIHVVVSARDRAQRVTLNPGGRVSRFSLRDWQDEARVLFERQFHYQGPTPSRRAAPAIPEPNPRRNARIAERVEQLNRQADPSQRLEVARVQRIAQGRGYDQIFYDRLRRLEGRARQGQPLDNAYHLLATGREEPARANTGHQVRQALHSFQQALRAASGPDRVTTQNIGEQRGRRQWEPEL from the coding sequence ATGCACGCCAAGCTACTTAACCCAAAAGCGAACGGTAAAAAAGCCTATCATAACCAGGGGAGTGCGGCCCAGTCATTGAATTACCTGACCCACGAGGCTCGTAAAAATGGTGAGGAGGCGCGCTTCTTCAATGGCCAGCAGGACCTGTTGGACCGGGATACGGTGCTGGCTTCCCTGGACGGCAACGTCAAGGGGCTGCGGACCGGGGAGGCCAGGTTTTATTCCTTAGTGCTTTCCCCGAGCCCGGAAGAGTTGGCGCACATCGGCGGGGGCGATGAAGCGAAGCTGCGCGCCTACACGCGGGAGGTGATGGCCGCCTACGCCGCCGGCTTCCGTCCCAGGGACGGTGGGGCCGTGGGGAAGGATGACCTGGTGTGGGGAGCCATCATTCACCACGAGCGCACCCACCGCGGCACCGACGCGGCCGTGCGGGGCGGGGAGGCCCGACCGGGGCAGGCGCGGCCCGGCCTGCAGGCCCACATCCACGTCGTTGTTTCAGCCCGGGATAGAGCGCAGCGCGTCACCCTGAACCCCGGCGGTCGGGTCAGCCGGTTCAGCCTGCGTGACTGGCAGGACGAGGCCCGGGTGCTATTCGAGCGTCAGTTTCACTACCAGGGCCCAACGCCCAGCCGAAGAGCAGCCCCGGCCATCCCGGAACCCAACCCCAGACGGAATGCCCGCATTGCTGAGCGGGTGGAGCAGCTAAACCGGCAGGCGGACCCAAGCCAGCGGCTGGAGGTGGCGCGGGTGCAGCGCATTGCGCAGGGGCGAGGCTACGACCAGATTTTCTACGACCGGCTCCGCCGGCTGGAGGGGCGCGCCCGGCAGGGGCAGCCCTTGGATAATGCCTATCACCTGCTGGCCACGGGCCGGGAGGAGCCCGCCCGGGCCAACACCGGCCACCAGGTGCGGCAGGCCCTGCACAGCTTTCAGCAGGCCCTGCGCGCTGCCAGCGGCCCCGACCGCGTGACTACCCAGAACATCGGGGAGCAGCGCGGGCGCCGGCAATGGGAGCCCGAGCTGTAA
- a CDS encoding type IV secretory system conjugative DNA transfer family protein, which produces MSMMSAPRQPATHRLTGLYVALGLLLVLLAAGEYYLLSHPAFRAEAAAPGGPAAGLGAAITSRLLAGLVSFYQRFGLVVRGAVLVAGLLLALLLKAPPARPGQRRWQPTQLQLRRVQLGAAGVGLVGGVLLLALASFSAGVISWLYPAAALLVLGAGLAAGSARALHKTERFGLRTERRQQVSEHGFSLTTTDGGWINIPNPFRGTLVLGGAGAGKSYSIGEPLIEQFTEKGFAGLIYDFKFPVLAEAAQKAFVLADAKAAAAGEGPRRPEVQLHIINFKDLERSERVNPLRADKMPVVAYANEYARAIMANLNPESIKKMDFFDTSANAFLTAIIWFYKKNFPAFCTLPHVVNTALHPDFTHVLSMLDTDPECGDMVRSITTAVRQRAEKQVAGVIASLQIVLTRINSPEIAWVLTPDEARGEGFSLELNDPQAPRVLVVGNDPTLKETFSPVISCIVAVALKLMNQQHKHPSYVFLDEAATIYVPNLEVIPATARSNKVAMIYMTQDLSQMIDAYGRDKMQVMVSNLNNQFFGKVNSLETAKFVSELVGKEDREMVSASLGRSQSGGSRGAGSNASQSVSWQERNLVRLQDTITLETGEFIGQTVETEQPFFQGKVERQAAPGRYPLHPLATFEGGPAPVLAEAPAGEGRDQDWQSQRRAARQAGSSPMTGPVSAQQAVIQANFELIREDVAGIVGQYANTLKPGQVPDHEPML; this is translated from the coding sequence ATGAGCATGATGAGCGCGCCCCGGCAGCCGGCTACCCACCGCCTGACCGGCCTGTATGTGGCCTTAGGCCTGCTGTTGGTATTGCTGGCCGCCGGCGAGTACTACCTGCTGTCCCATCCGGCATTCAGGGCCGAGGCGGCGGCCCCGGGCGGGCCCGCTGCCGGCCTGGGAGCTGCCATCACCAGCCGCCTGCTGGCGGGCCTGGTTAGCTTTTACCAGCGCTTTGGCCTGGTCGTGCGCGGGGCGGTGCTGGTAGCCGGGCTGTTGCTCGCGCTGCTGCTCAAAGCCCCGCCTGCCCGGCCCGGCCAGCGCCGCTGGCAGCCCACGCAGCTTCAGCTGCGGCGCGTTCAGCTGGGGGCCGCCGGCGTGGGCCTGGTGGGCGGGGTGTTGCTGCTGGCGCTGGCGTCGTTTTCAGCGGGCGTGATTAGCTGGCTGTACCCCGCCGCCGCCCTGCTCGTGCTGGGCGCGGGCCTGGCGGCCGGCAGCGCGCGGGCCCTGCACAAAACCGAGCGGTTTGGCCTGCGCACCGAGCGCCGGCAGCAGGTCTCGGAGCACGGCTTTAGCCTGACTACCACGGATGGCGGCTGGATTAACATTCCCAACCCGTTTCGCGGTACGCTGGTGCTCGGCGGGGCCGGGGCGGGCAAGTCGTACTCGATTGGGGAGCCCCTGATTGAGCAGTTCACCGAGAAGGGCTTTGCCGGGCTCATCTACGACTTCAAGTTTCCGGTACTGGCGGAGGCGGCCCAGAAGGCGTTTGTGCTGGCCGATGCCAAAGCCGCGGCGGCAGGGGAGGGGCCGCGGAGGCCTGAAGTGCAGCTGCACATCATCAACTTCAAGGACCTGGAGCGCAGCGAGCGGGTAAACCCGCTGCGGGCCGACAAGATGCCGGTGGTGGCCTACGCCAACGAGTACGCCCGCGCCATCATGGCCAACCTGAACCCGGAGAGCATCAAGAAGATGGACTTCTTCGACACCAGCGCCAACGCGTTTCTGACGGCCATCATCTGGTTTTACAAGAAGAACTTTCCCGCCTTCTGCACCTTGCCCCACGTGGTCAACACGGCCCTGCACCCGGACTTTACCCACGTGCTGAGCATGCTCGACACCGACCCCGAGTGCGGCGACATGGTGCGCTCCATCACCACGGCCGTCAGGCAGCGGGCCGAAAAGCAGGTGGCCGGCGTCATCGCTTCCCTGCAGATTGTGCTTACGCGCATCAACTCCCCGGAAATTGCCTGGGTGCTCACCCCGGATGAGGCGAGAGGGGAGGGGTTTTCGCTGGAGCTGAATGACCCGCAGGCTCCCAGGGTGCTGGTGGTGGGCAACGACCCCACGCTGAAGGAAACCTTCTCGCCGGTTATCAGCTGCATCGTGGCCGTGGCCCTGAAGCTCATGAACCAGCAGCACAAGCACCCAAGCTACGTGTTCCTCGATGAGGCCGCGACCATCTACGTGCCCAACCTGGAGGTAATACCAGCCACGGCCCGCAGCAACAAGGTGGCTATGATTTACATGACCCAGGATTTAAGCCAGATGATTGACGCCTACGGGCGCGACAAGATGCAGGTAATGGTGAGCAACCTCAACAACCAGTTTTTCGGTAAGGTCAACTCCCTCGAAACGGCTAAGTTCGTGTCGGAGCTGGTGGGCAAGGAGGACCGGGAGATGGTGTCGGCCAGCCTGGGCCGCAGCCAGAGCGGGGGCAGCCGGGGCGCCGGCAGCAATGCCAGCCAGAGCGTGAGCTGGCAGGAGCGCAACCTGGTGCGCCTGCAGGATACCATCACGCTCGAAACGGGCGAGTTCATCGGGCAGACGGTGGAAACCGAGCAGCCTTTCTTTCAGGGGAAGGTGGAGCGCCAGGCGGCGCCCGGCAGGTACCCGTTGCACCCGCTGGCTACGTTCGAGGGGGGGCCGGCGCCAGTGCTGGCTGAGGCCCCGGCAGGGGAGGGGCGGGACCAGGACTGGCAAAGCCAGCGGCGCGCGGCGCGGCAGGCGGGGAGCAGCCCCATGACGGGCCCGGTTAGCGCCCAGCAAGCGGTGATTCAGGCTAATTTTGAGCTTATCCGCGAGGACGTGGCCGGCATCGTGGGGCAGTATGCCAACACGCTCAAACCAGGCCAGGTGCCCGACCATGAGCCCATGCTGTAA
- a CDS encoding Fic/DOC family protein, whose product MADKFTDPVTGVLLNKLGLRDAAELDAAAKRYSLSRLQELASGQFGPQGATFDAPRLRAVHQHLFQDTFDWAGQTRREAGFQGVKAADLPGTTAVPMHFAPFERIDQRLNALGEQLKLENNLKGLPTPETFAERAAYYFDHYNHVHAFREGNGRTLQATFAEIAYQAGYQVDFNREHEKLNPARDQGIVSLHGAGHKELDLQALRDLFARNTTPLPGPEAEAARHPSQARPLTEGPTPAVRQIEQLHELVAAAPAMQQLVAGVDYRRNHRADALLVQVLDIDRDPQASLNQHAPYLHQLLQEVREDKRFQDPDSQREAARFGAALAALQPPAQTVAVAAAPGITTQQSHPSLTATFGRAAKQLSEGLDEQGYPGPADTLLRTAKNVEKLNYLGGANLQAVAEALTRAEKIPALAEEAAILRGAGRSLQEAQRTATSPAPSRENEGLER is encoded by the coding sequence ATGGCTGACAAATTTACCGACCCTGTGACGGGGGTGCTGCTAAACAAGCTCGGCCTCCGGGATGCCGCCGAGCTGGATGCGGCCGCCAAACGCTACTCCCTCAGCCGCCTGCAGGAGCTGGCTTCGGGGCAGTTCGGCCCCCAGGGCGCAACCTTTGACGCCCCGCGCCTACGGGCCGTGCACCAGCACCTGTTTCAGGATACGTTTGATTGGGCCGGCCAAACCCGCCGGGAAGCCGGTTTCCAGGGAGTGAAGGCGGCCGACCTGCCGGGCACCACCGCCGTGCCCATGCACTTTGCGCCCTTTGAGCGCATCGACCAGCGGCTGAACGCGCTGGGCGAGCAGCTCAAGCTTGAAAATAACCTGAAGGGCCTGCCTACGCCCGAGACCTTTGCTGAGCGGGCCGCTTATTACTTCGACCACTACAACCACGTGCACGCCTTCCGCGAGGGCAACGGCCGCACGCTTCAGGCCACCTTCGCTGAAATAGCTTACCAGGCCGGCTACCAGGTCGACTTCAACCGCGAGCATGAAAAGCTCAACCCCGCCCGGGATCAGGGCATCGTGAGCCTGCACGGGGCCGGGCACAAGGAGCTGGACCTGCAGGCCCTGCGCGACTTGTTTGCCCGCAACACGACGCCCTTGCCCGGACCGGAAGCCGAAGCAGCCCGCCATCCCAGTCAGGCCCGCCCACTGACGGAAGGGCCCACGCCCGCCGTCCGGCAAATTGAGCAGCTGCATGAGCTGGTGGCCGCGGCGCCCGCTATGCAGCAGCTCGTGGCCGGCGTCGACTACCGCCGCAATCATCGCGCTGATGCGCTGCTAGTTCAGGTGCTTGATATTGACCGCGACCCCCAGGCAAGCCTGAACCAGCACGCGCCTTATCTGCACCAGCTGCTGCAGGAGGTGAGAGAGGACAAACGCTTTCAGGACCCGGACTCGCAGCGAGAGGCCGCTCGCTTCGGGGCTGCGCTGGCAGCTCTGCAGCCACCGGCCCAAACCGTAGCTGTAGCAGCTGCGCCGGGTATAACCACCCAGCAGTCCCATCCTTCGTTGACGGCAACGTTCGGGCGGGCGGCCAAACAGCTAAGCGAAGGACTCGACGAGCAGGGATACCCCGGCCCGGCCGATACTTTATTGCGGACGGCAAAAAACGTGGAGAAGCTGAACTACCTGGGCGGGGCCAACTTGCAGGCAGTGGCCGAGGCATTAACCAGAGCCGAGAAGATACCGGCATTAGCCGAGGAGGCCGCCATCCTACGGGGCGCCGGACGCAGTTTGCAGGAAGCGCAGCGCACGGCTACGTCACCGGCGCCGAGCCGTGAGAATGAGGGCCTAGAACGGTAG
- a CDS encoding replication initiation protein → MSVPATTESSFLEIRQHNAITTARYEMSACEMDIVFSLLSVLRKEDKPGTIYRIRVKELEQLTGRVWNYQRLLEATSNLRSREYHIEDNKHVLQVGLLASALYVKGEGIIELEISERMRRYLIDLKNNFTSYRLQSVFSLSSKYAKRIYQIASQWKDIGETKTFTLDEFKIMLALKDPKGQEPEQYEKISALQKYVLDVATTQINEHTDLRINYELIKKGRSFHSIRFFVNAQVPQQLPIPFEDGAEEEKQRRALQNLEELEIRDPKLISQILGDAKKLNALFSFTYKHKTGKVKADKNPGGLFLKMVGLR, encoded by the coding sequence ATGAGCGTACCGGCTACTACTGAATCCTCCTTCCTGGAAATCCGGCAGCACAATGCCATCACCACGGCCCGCTACGAGATGAGCGCCTGCGAGATGGACATTGTCTTCTCCCTGCTCTCCGTGCTGCGCAAGGAAGACAAGCCGGGCACCATCTACCGGATTCGGGTTAAGGAGCTCGAGCAGCTCACGGGCCGGGTCTGGAACTACCAGCGCCTGCTGGAGGCAACCTCCAACCTGCGCAGCCGCGAGTACCACATCGAGGACAACAAGCACGTGCTGCAGGTAGGCCTGCTGGCCTCCGCCCTTTACGTAAAGGGCGAGGGCATCATCGAGCTGGAAATCTCTGAGCGCATGCGCCGCTACCTCATTGACCTGAAGAACAACTTCACCTCCTACCGCCTGCAGTCGGTTTTCAGCCTGTCCAGCAAGTACGCCAAGCGCATCTACCAGATTGCCTCCCAGTGGAAGGACATCGGGGAAACCAAGACCTTTACGCTGGACGAGTTTAAGATTATGCTCGCCCTCAAGGACCCCAAGGGCCAGGAGCCGGAGCAGTACGAGAAGATTTCTGCTTTGCAGAAGTACGTGCTCGACGTGGCTACCACCCAGATCAACGAGCACACCGACCTGCGCATCAACTACGAGCTTATCAAGAAGGGGCGTTCCTTCCATAGCATCCGCTTTTTCGTGAATGCCCAGGTGCCCCAGCAACTGCCCATCCCCTTCGAGGACGGGGCCGAGGAGGAGAAACAGCGCCGGGCCCTGCAGAACCTGGAAGAGCTGGAAATCCGGGACCCCAAGCTCATCAGCCAGATTCTGGGGGATGCCAAGAAGCTTAATGCCTTGTTCTCGTTCACTTACAAGCACAAAACCGGCAAGGTGAAGGCCGATAAGAACCCGGGCGGTCTTTTTCTCAAGATGGTGGGCCTGCGCTAA